A single window of Synechococcus sp. CBW1004 DNA harbors:
- a CDS encoding acyltransferase family protein — protein sequence MELPEPDGPPAGGVAAPTPATPPGHASRAAVYRPEIDGLRALAVLAVIANHMDREALPSGYLGVDIFFVISGFVISGSLASQPPQVSLGRFLLGFYSRRIRRILPALLACVVVTSVLVCLFDTRPTASLQTGLSALFGFSNLFLLQESVDYFARSSDLNAFLHTWSLGVEEQFYFVFPLLFWFGAVARGSAAGRRRLLGVLSVASALSLAAFVLLARHHLAQAYFLMPSRFWELGAGSLLFLLHRSGRLRGAWQRLPSLLPLGLLLAALFLPLRLEVPATLAVVGLTVAVMAMGLAGADRRLVGLLSHPWAVGLGLLSYSLYLWHWPVLVLSRWTIGITVATLPLQVLLMGALAMGSFHWLEQPLRRRAWGRSEGGTIVIGLVAAGLAALAIWGLKVPFRHRLYLGRFHGTDRSEEWSNLAVPGTTIDPDVCNTQTTDATVLVDQVSFARLVARCSAEPAASPRDALSRAPHLYVVGDSHAMAFSPVAAGLLADGRYGISILSRPGCPFPDSLHGHLDTNCSRFLQATEASVLSRARPGDTVLIVNYLLSHLGDAHSLRDTRNRFRGADGLPISDSAAKWTTWRGGLARFASLARARGLRVVVLGATPRNPDYFTCRQEWFNLQAAGRCDGLVAEEQTWARQLNQRLAGDLPAGVRMFDPLTALCPKGCRNYQVTRLLRDTDHLSRAGARSLVPAFRRFLASMPSAQGEVGVPQASLRQAPP from the coding sequence ATGGAGCTTCCAGAGCCGGATGGGCCGCCCGCCGGCGGAGTGGCTGCTCCGACGCCGGCCACCCCGCCGGGGCATGCGTCGCGGGCGGCGGTCTACCGGCCGGAGATTGATGGTCTCCGGGCCCTGGCCGTGCTGGCGGTCATCGCGAATCACATGGACCGCGAGGCCCTCCCCAGCGGATACCTGGGCGTCGACATCTTCTTCGTCATCTCCGGTTTCGTGATCAGCGGTTCGCTGGCCTCCCAGCCCCCGCAGGTGAGTCTGGGCCGCTTCCTGCTCGGGTTCTACAGCCGTCGCATCCGCCGCATCCTGCCGGCCCTGCTGGCCTGCGTCGTGGTGACCAGCGTGCTGGTCTGCCTGTTCGACACCCGACCGACGGCGTCGCTGCAGACGGGGCTTTCAGCCCTGTTCGGCTTCTCGAATCTGTTTCTGCTGCAGGAATCGGTGGATTACTTCGCCCGCAGCAGCGACCTGAATGCCTTTCTGCACACCTGGTCGCTGGGCGTGGAGGAGCAGTTCTATTTCGTGTTCCCGCTGTTGTTCTGGTTTGGTGCTGTTGCGCGTGGCAGCGCCGCGGGCCGCAGGCGCCTTCTGGGGGTGCTGAGTGTCGCCTCAGCCCTCTCCCTGGCCGCTTTCGTGCTCCTGGCCCGCCACCATCTGGCGCAGGCCTATTTCCTGATGCCCAGTCGTTTCTGGGAGCTGGGTGCCGGCAGCCTGCTGTTTCTGCTGCATCGGTCCGGCCGCCTGCGGGGAGCCTGGCAGCGACTGCCGTCGCTCCTGCCGCTGGGTCTGCTCCTGGCGGCGCTGTTCCTGCCGCTCCGCCTGGAGGTTCCAGCCACCCTTGCCGTTGTCGGCCTCACCGTCGCGGTGATGGCGATGGGACTGGCGGGTGCGGACCGGCGGCTGGTGGGGCTGCTCTCCCATCCCTGGGCCGTCGGCCTTGGCCTGCTCTCCTATTCGCTCTACCTCTGGCACTGGCCCGTGCTGGTGCTGAGCCGCTGGACGATCGGCATCACAGTCGCAACCCTGCCGCTGCAGGTGCTGCTGATGGGAGCCCTGGCGATGGGCTCGTTCCACTGGCTGGAGCAGCCGCTGCGGCGCCGGGCCTGGGGCCGCAGCGAGGGGGGCACGATCGTGATCGGTCTGGTGGCCGCCGGGCTCGCGGCGCTGGCGATCTGGGGGCTGAAGGTGCCCTTCCGCCACCGGCTCTACCTGGGGCGTTTTCACGGCACCGATCGCAGTGAGGAGTGGTCGAATCTGGCGGTGCCCGGCACCACGATCGATCCCGATGTCTGCAACACGCAGACCACCGACGCCACGGTTCTGGTGGATCAGGTCTCCTTCGCGCGTCTGGTGGCCCGCTGCTCGGCCGAACCGGCCGCTTCACCCCGGGACGCCTTGTCCCGGGCCCCACATCTCTATGTCGTGGGCGACAGCCACGCCATGGCCTTCTCACCCGTAGCGGCGGGGCTGCTGGCGGATGGGCGCTACGGCATCTCCATCCTCAGCCGCCCCGGCTGTCCCTTTCCGGATTCACTTCACGGACATCTGGACACCAACTGTTCGCGGTTCCTGCAGGCCACTGAAGCCAGCGTCCTGTCCCGCGCACGCCCCGGCGACACGGTGCTGATCGTCAACTATCTGCTCAGTCACCTCGGTGATGCCCATAGCCTCCGGGACACCCGCAACCGGTTCCGCGGTGCTGATGGCCTGCCGATCAGCGATTCCGCCGCCAAATGGACCACCTGGCGCGGCGGGCTGGCTCGCTTCGCCTCCCTGGCCCGGGCCCGTGGCCTGAGGGTGGTGGTGCTGGGAGCGACGCCCAGGAATCCCGACTACTTCACGTGCCGGCAGGAGTGGTTCAACCTGCAGGCGGCCGGCCGTTGTGACGGGCTGGTGGCCGAGGAACAGACCTGGGCCCGGCAGCTCAACCAGCGCCTGGCCGGGGATCTGCCGGCGGGGGTCCGGATGTTCGACCCCTTGACGGCGCTCTGCCCGAAGGGATGCCGCAACTACCAGGTCACCCGTCTGCTGCGCGACACCGATCACCTCTCCCGTGCAGGGGCCCGCAGCCTCGTTCCTGCCTTCCGGAGGTTCCTGGCATCCATGCCATCCGCGCAGGGCGAGGTGGGCGTGCCACAGGCTTCGCTTCGCCAGGCCCCACCATGA
- a CDS encoding glycosyltransferase family 2 protein, whose amino-acid sequence MSLPGGSRPADKATGPRPGRRRAGTAKLGRPAAIAIATLPDPENDAGSRTPRPQAQAPVVVTVAYRSGGVLPTLAADLAGQSLPPALWLLVDNAPASAPLDLRPLEAAAAGRRPAMPLPLRLLRGSEGDGFGAGCNRAFDTLAAEGWDGWVWLLNPDTGLPGGREIEQVSALLPTLPQTALLGTAVVDADGALEASGGWIDRGLAFRARQLGETHARGKRPVAVDWLSGCSLLLRPAAQATPPRFDPRFPLYYEDMDLCLRLAGQGAPVLWLPAPRLLHRRGSGSETAGARRLQLSTVSYLRFLRRHCPAWVFALRSLRLLLLNLLRLPLKPRRSAAVLMAAGQVLLGRPSDGHP is encoded by the coding sequence GTGAGTCTGCCCGGGGGAAGCCGGCCGGCCGACAAGGCGACGGGACCCCGACCGGGGAGGCGCCGTGCTGGAACTGCGAAGCTGGGCCGACCGGCCGCGATCGCCATCGCCACGCTCCCCGATCCCGAGAACGACGCCGGCTCACGCACCCCGCGCCCCCAGGCCCAGGCGCCGGTGGTGGTCACGGTGGCGTACCGCAGCGGCGGGGTCCTGCCCACGCTGGCGGCGGATCTGGCCGGCCAGTCGCTGCCGCCGGCGCTCTGGCTGCTGGTGGACAACGCTCCCGCCTCGGCCCCGCTCGACCTGCGGCCCCTGGAGGCCGCCGCCGCAGGTCGCCGCCCCGCAATGCCGCTGCCCCTGCGCCTGCTGCGCGGCAGCGAGGGCGATGGCTTCGGGGCCGGCTGCAACCGGGCCTTCGACACCCTGGCAGCGGAGGGATGGGACGGCTGGGTGTGGCTGCTCAATCCCGACACCGGCCTGCCCGGCGGCCGGGAGATCGAACAGGTGAGCGCCCTGCTGCCGACGCTGCCGCAGACGGCACTGCTGGGCACGGCGGTGGTCGATGCCGACGGAGCCCTCGAGGCCAGCGGTGGCTGGATCGATCGCGGCCTGGCCTTCCGCGCCCGCCAGCTGGGCGAGACGCACGCCCGCGGCAAGCGACCTGTGGCCGTCGACTGGCTGAGCGGCTGCAGCCTGCTGCTGCGCCCCGCCGCCCAGGCGACGCCACCGCGCTTCGATCCCCGCTTCCCCCTCTATTACGAAGACATGGATCTCTGCCTGCGGCTGGCCGGCCAGGGGGCCCCGGTGCTGTGGCTGCCTGCACCACGGCTGCTGCATCGCCGGGGCAGCGGCAGCGAGACGGCCGGCGCCCGCCGTCTGCAGCTCTCCACCGTCAGCTACCTGCGCTTCCTGCGCCGCCACTGCCCGGCCTGGGTGTTCGCGCTGCGCAGCCTGCGCCTGCTGCTGCTCAACCTGCTGCGCCTGCCCCTGAAGCCGCGCCGCAGCGCCGCGGTGCTGATGGCGGCGGGCCAGGTGCTGCTGGGGCGTCCCAGCGACGGCCATCCCTGA
- a CDS encoding HIT family protein has product MVEPTPCGICRLHDAIAAGGAEADLLIWRQGPWLLRHHPLPAPLPGWLLLDSARHLGGPADFQAGEAAAFGPMLQRASALVRQLSGCERVYAIAFGEGARHLHVHLIPRHGADPDSESWKVADLYRAMTEGRRPPADPLAVGELVARARRVSGGW; this is encoded by the coding sequence ATGGTTGAACCCACCCCCTGCGGCATCTGCCGTCTGCATGACGCCATTGCCGCAGGCGGGGCGGAGGCGGATCTGCTGATCTGGCGCCAGGGGCCCTGGCTGCTGCGCCACCATCCGCTGCCGGCGCCGCTGCCCGGCTGGCTGCTGCTCGACAGCGCACGCCACCTGGGCGGCCCGGCCGACTTCCAGGCCGGCGAGGCGGCGGCCTTCGGGCCGATGCTGCAGCGCGCCAGTGCGCTGGTGCGGCAGCTGAGCGGCTGCGAGCGGGTCTACGCGATCGCCTTCGGAGAAGGGGCGCGCCATCTGCATGTGCATCTGATCCCCCGGCACGGCGCTGATCCGGACAGCGAGAGCTGGAAGGTGGCCGATCTCTACCGGGCGATGACGGAGGGTCGTCGCCCGCCGGCCGACCCGCTGGCGGTGGGGGAGCTGGTGGCACGGGCCCGTCGCGTCAGCGGGGGGTGGTGA
- a CDS encoding glycosyltransferase family 1 protein, with protein sequence MSTSPLALFNGSFLGRRPTGIGVVARDLVAALDPAEVPLLDPLGSGRAGGIPIPATLGPEHGRAGHLRRLLWTQNQLPRLLRASGAPLLLSPLPEAPLLRGVRSVVLAHDLLPLRYPQLTPLLAYHLAYVPLVLHRAVRVLCNSEATAREVHGRLGVPARRLVPIRLGFDPGLLRPLGLERDPFFLVLGRHDPHKNLSRLLRAFASLPDPERQLRLKLVGPQDPRYTPRLQALAAELGIAERCDWIAWVSDQERLELLNRCRALVLVSLWEGFGLPALEGLACGTPVIAARAGALPEVVGDAGLLVDPRKPSEIAAALQALDRDGGLAGRLAEAGPQRAAQFRWQRTAEAVRTLLLECA encoded by the coding sequence ATGTCCACCTCCCCCCTGGCCCTGTTCAACGGCAGCTTCCTGGGCCGCAGGCCCACCGGCATCGGCGTGGTGGCCCGCGATCTGGTGGCGGCCCTCGATCCGGCTGAGGTGCCCCTGCTCGATCCCCTCGGCAGCGGGAGGGCCGGCGGCATCCCGATCCCGGCGACGCTCGGACCTGAACACGGCCGCGCCGGTCACCTGCGGCGCCTGCTGTGGACCCAGAACCAGCTGCCACGGTTGCTGCGCGCCAGCGGCGCCCCGCTGCTGCTCTCCCCCCTGCCGGAGGCGCCGCTGCTGCGGGGCGTGCGCTCGGTGGTGCTCGCCCACGACCTGCTGCCGCTGCGTTACCCGCAGCTGACGCCGCTGCTGGCCTATCACCTGGCCTATGTGCCGCTGGTGCTGCATCGGGCGGTGCGGGTGCTGTGCAACTCCGAGGCCACCGCCCGCGAGGTGCATGGCCGGCTGGGAGTGCCGGCCCGTCGGCTGGTGCCGATCCGCCTCGGCTTCGACCCGGGCCTGCTGCGGCCCCTGGGCCTGGAGCGCGATCCCTTCTTCCTGGTGCTGGGGCGCCACGATCCCCACAAGAACCTGTCGCGGCTGCTGCGGGCCTTCGCCAGCCTCCCCGATCCGGAGCGGCAGCTGCGCCTGAAGCTCGTCGGTCCGCAGGACCCGCGCTACACCCCGCGACTTCAGGCCCTGGCGGCGGAGCTGGGCATCGCCGAGCGCTGCGACTGGATCGCCTGGGTGAGCGACCAGGAGCGGCTGGAGCTGCTCAACCGCTGCCGTGCCCTGGTGCTGGTGAGCCTGTGGGAGGGCTTCGGGCTGCCGGCCCTGGAGGGTCTGGCCTGCGGCACACCGGTGATCGCCGCGCGCGCCGGCGCCCTGCCTGAGGTGGTGGGTGATGCCGGCCTGCTGGTGGATCCGCGCAAGCCGAGCGAGATCGCTGCAGCGCTGCAGGCCCTCGATCGCGATGGAGGGCTGGCGGGGCGGCTGGCCGAGGCGGGACCGCAGCGTGCGGCCCAGTTCCGCTGGCAGCGGACCGCCGAGGCCGTCAGGACGCTGCTGCTGGAGTGCGCCTGA
- the kdsA gene encoding 3-deoxy-8-phosphooctulonate synthase — protein sequence MPSSDPMSFTLIAGPCVIESRDLATTVARELKAICEPLGIRYVFKASFDKANRSSGGSFRGPGMQEGLAVLAEIRQELDVPVLTDIHESHQAATVAEVVDILQIPAFLCRQTDLLMAAAEAVRGTDKVINVKKGQFLAPWDMQQVVTKLQQAGAERIWLTERGSSFGYNTLVVDYRSLPQLRELGCPVIFDATHSVQQPGGRGTSSGGQRQFVAPLARAAVAVGVDGLFMEVHPDPDQALSDGPNMVPLHRVQPLLEQLIGLRRCLEQQPEAVSVY from the coding sequence ATGCCGTCTTCAGACCCGATGAGCTTCACCCTGATTGCCGGCCCCTGCGTGATCGAGAGCCGCGACCTGGCCACGACGGTGGCGCGGGAGCTGAAGGCGATCTGTGAGCCGCTGGGTATCCGCTATGTGTTCAAGGCCAGCTTCGACAAGGCCAACCGCAGTTCGGGCGGCTCCTTCCGTGGCCCGGGAATGCAGGAGGGCCTGGCGGTGCTGGCGGAGATCCGGCAGGAGCTTGACGTGCCGGTGCTGACGGACATTCATGAAAGCCACCAGGCGGCGACGGTGGCCGAGGTGGTGGACATCCTCCAGATCCCGGCCTTCCTCTGCCGCCAGACGGACCTGCTGATGGCCGCAGCGGAGGCCGTACGGGGCACCGACAAGGTGATCAATGTCAAGAAGGGCCAGTTCCTGGCACCCTGGGACATGCAACAGGTCGTGACGAAGCTGCAGCAGGCCGGTGCTGAGCGGATCTGGCTCACCGAGCGGGGCAGCAGCTTCGGTTACAACACGCTGGTGGTCGACTACCGCAGCCTGCCTCAGCTGCGCGAGCTGGGCTGTCCGGTCATCTTCGACGCCACCCATTCGGTGCAGCAGCCGGGCGGCCGGGGCACCAGCAGCGGCGGGCAGCGGCAGTTCGTCGCCCCTCTGGCGCGGGCCGCCGTCGCGGTGGGCGTCGATGGCCTGTTCATGGAGGTCCATCCGGATCCCGATCAGGCGCTCAGCGATGGGCCGAACATGGTGCCGCTGCACCGGGTGCAGCCGTTGCTCGAGCAGCTGATCGGACTGCGCCGCTGTTTGGAACAGCAGCCGGAAGCCGTCAGCGTCTATTGA
- a CDS encoding glycosyltransferase: MTHPIPVFIGYDPRERAATNVLIDSLYQHSSRPLAITPIVTPQLEAQGLYRRERDPRQSTAFSFTRFLVPHLMGYRGWAIFMDCDMLCRGDIARLWELRDERYAVMCVQHEHIPNETTKFLGEVQSPYPKKNWSSLMLMNTARCTALSVDYVNQASGLELHRFHWLAGDHEIGALPADWNHLVDVQPPPTASAEDGGPTLLHWTLGGPWFREQRTMGGALAAEWFGARCDSMALHD; encoded by the coding sequence ATGACTCATCCCATCCCCGTCTTCATCGGCTACGACCCACGCGAACGGGCGGCCACCAATGTGCTGATCGACAGCCTCTACCAGCACAGCTCGAGGCCTCTGGCGATCACGCCGATCGTCACGCCCCAGCTCGAAGCCCAGGGCCTGTACCGGCGCGAGCGGGATCCCAGGCAGAGCACGGCCTTCTCCTTCACCCGCTTTCTCGTGCCCCATCTGATGGGCTATCGCGGCTGGGCCATCTTCATGGATTGCGACATGCTCTGCCGCGGCGATATCGCCAGACTCTGGGAACTGCGCGATGAGCGCTATGCGGTGATGTGCGTTCAGCACGAGCATATTCCCAACGAAACCACCAAATTTCTCGGCGAGGTGCAGAGCCCTTACCCCAAGAAGAACTGGAGCTCGCTGATGTTGATGAACACGGCCCGCTGCACCGCCCTGAGCGTCGACTACGTCAATCAGGCCAGCGGGCTGGAGCTGCATCGCTTTCACTGGCTGGCGGGAGACCACGAGATCGGCGCTCTGCCGGCCGACTGGAACCATCTCGTCGATGTGCAGCCCCCTCCGACAGCCTCGGCTGAGGACGGCGGTCCGACGCTGCTGCACTGGACCCTGGGCGGCCCCTGGTTCCGGGAGCAGCGCACCATGGGCGGAGCCCTTGCCGCCGAGTGGTTCGGAGCGCGTTGCGACTCCATGGCGCTCCACGACTGA
- a CDS encoding UvrD-helicase domain-containing protein: MSFLAGLNDAQRRAVDHHQGPLLVVAGAGSGKTRALTHRIAHLVGHHGVDPADVLAVTFTNKAAREMKERLELLLAQRLAQSQFGQPWSTLKAIDQKQLRSRIYREVIKDLWIGTFHALFARLLRFDIDKYKDPQGLSWTRQFSIYDESDVQNLLKEIVTQEMGLDPKRFEPKKVRWEISTAKNHGLMPEQVEARAQGLRERKIAEAYGRYRQALAANNALDFDDLLLLPVQLLRQNDQVRGYWHRRFRHVLVDEYQDTNRTQYDLIKLIVADGRDPAEFSAWDDRSVFVVGDADQSIYSFRAADFKILMGFQDDFGDRKADDVTGTMVKLEENYRSTATILQAANALIAHNSERIDKVLRPTRGEGEPISLTRCDDEIAEAEAVVHRMRMLDAAHPDLRWGDMAVLYRTNAQSRAMEESLVRWGIPYIVVGGLRFYDRREIKDMLAYLRLLVNPADTVSLLRVLNVPKRGIGKTTIERLTDASNQLGIPLWEVVSDPEAVRSLGGRSARGLLQFQELITDLQRRVADAPPSELVQRVMEQSGYVAELIADGSDEAEDRRRNLNELVNAALQYQEENEEGSLDDFLSGAALASDADNKDTEQDRVTLMTLHASKGLEFPVVFLVGMEQGLFPSYRSLDDPASLEEERRLCYVGVTRAKERLFLSHASERRLWGGMREPAVPSVFLSELPPELLQGDVPRSGGAAIRREQRLERLTRVDRAESRQVRGGGEGGAPANAVRRRAPARSWAVGDRLRHASFGEGFITHLFGSGEKISIAVKFEGMGPKILDPRLAPIEPMPAGEA, encoded by the coding sequence ATGAGCTTCCTCGCCGGCCTGAACGACGCCCAGCGCCGGGCGGTGGATCACCATCAGGGCCCGCTGCTGGTGGTGGCCGGTGCCGGGAGCGGCAAGACGCGGGCGCTCACCCACCGCATCGCCCACCTGGTCGGGCACCACGGCGTCGATCCGGCCGATGTGCTGGCGGTGACCTTCACCAACAAGGCCGCCCGCGAGATGAAGGAGCGGCTGGAGCTGCTGCTGGCCCAGCGGCTGGCCCAGAGCCAGTTCGGCCAGCCCTGGAGCACGCTCAAGGCGATCGATCAGAAGCAGCTGCGCAGCCGCATCTACCGGGAGGTGATCAAGGACCTCTGGATCGGCACCTTCCACGCCCTGTTCGCGCGGCTGCTGCGCTTCGACATCGATAAATACAAGGACCCGCAGGGCCTGAGCTGGACCAGGCAGTTCTCGATCTACGACGAGAGCGATGTGCAGAACCTGCTCAAGGAGATCGTCACCCAGGAGATGGGTCTCGACCCCAAACGCTTCGAGCCGAAGAAGGTGCGCTGGGAGATCAGCACCGCCAAGAACCACGGCCTGATGCCCGAGCAGGTGGAGGCCCGAGCCCAGGGCCTGCGCGAGCGCAAGATCGCCGAGGCCTACGGGCGCTACCGCCAGGCCCTCGCCGCCAACAACGCCCTCGATTTCGACGATCTGCTGCTGCTGCCGGTGCAGCTGCTGCGCCAGAACGACCAGGTGCGCGGCTACTGGCATCGCCGCTTCCGCCATGTGCTGGTGGATGAATATCAGGACACCAACCGCACCCAGTACGACCTGATCAAGCTGATCGTGGCCGATGGCCGTGACCCTGCGGAGTTCAGCGCCTGGGACGACCGTTCGGTGTTCGTGGTGGGGGATGCGGACCAGAGCATCTACAGCTTCCGCGCCGCCGACTTCAAGATCCTGATGGGCTTCCAGGACGACTTCGGTGACAGGAAGGCCGATGACGTGACCGGCACGATGGTGAAGCTGGAGGAGAACTACCGCTCCACCGCCACGATCCTGCAGGCGGCCAATGCCCTGATCGCCCACAACTCCGAGCGCATCGACAAGGTGCTGCGGCCCACCCGCGGCGAGGGCGAACCGATCAGCCTCACCCGCTGCGACGACGAGATCGCCGAGGCCGAAGCGGTGGTGCATCGCATGCGCATGCTCGACGCCGCCCACCCCGATCTGCGCTGGGGCGACATGGCCGTGCTGTATCGCACGAACGCCCAGAGCCGCGCCATGGAGGAATCACTGGTGCGCTGGGGCATTCCCTACATCGTCGTCGGAGGCCTGCGCTTCTACGACCGGCGCGAGATCAAGGACATGCTCGCCTATCTGCGCCTGCTGGTGAATCCGGCCGACACCGTCAGCCTGCTGCGGGTGCTGAACGTGCCGAAGCGCGGCATCGGCAAGACCACGATCGAGCGGCTCACCGACGCCTCCAATCAGCTGGGGATTCCGCTGTGGGAGGTGGTCAGCGACCCCGAGGCGGTGCGCTCCCTGGGGGGGCGGTCGGCCCGGGGCCTGCTGCAGTTCCAGGAGCTGATCACCGATCTGCAGCGGCGCGTCGCCGATGCGCCGCCCTCGGAGCTGGTGCAGCGGGTGATGGAGCAGAGCGGCTACGTCGCCGAACTGATCGCCGACGGCAGCGACGAGGCCGAAGACCGCCGCCGCAACCTGAACGAACTGGTCAATGCCGCCCTGCAGTACCAGGAGGAGAACGAGGAGGGCTCCCTCGACGACTTCCTCTCCGGCGCCGCCCTGGCCAGCGACGCCGATAACAAGGACACCGAGCAGGACCGGGTGACACTGATGACCCTGCACGCCAGCAAGGGCCTGGAGTTCCCGGTGGTGTTCCTGGTGGGGATGGAGCAGGGGCTCTTCCCCAGCTACCGCTCGCTGGATGATCCCGCCAGCCTCGAGGAGGAGCGGCGCCTCTGCTACGTGGGCGTCACCCGCGCCAAGGAACGCCTGTTCCTCTCCCACGCCAGCGAACGGCGTCTGTGGGGGGGCATGCGCGAGCCGGCCGTGCCGTCGGTGTTCCTCTCGGAGCTGCCGCCGGAGCTGCTGCAGGGCGATGTGCCCCGCAGTGGCGGCGCCGCGATCCGACGGGAGCAGCGCCTGGAGCGCCTCACCCGCGTCGATCGGGCTGAGAGCAGGCAGGTGCGGGGCGGTGGTGAGGGCGGCGCCCCGGCCAATGCGGTGCGCCGCCGCGCCCCGGCGCGCAGCTGGGCGGTGGGCGACCGCCTGCGCCATGCCTCCTTCGGCGAGGGCTTCATCACCCACCTGTTCGGCAGCGGCGAGAAGATCTCGATCGCGGTGAAGTTCGAAGGGATGGGGCCGAAGATCCTCGATCCGCGCCTCGCTCCGATCGAGCCGATGCCCGCTGGCGAGGCATGA
- a CDS encoding HAD family hydrolase: protein MLSSALAHHWRWWRHRRTLAGVRLIVLDVDGVLTDGGLWYGPEGELIKRFDVRDGLGIRLLQQAGIEVAFLSGGRGGATEVRASHLGIRHCLVGARDKPVALAGLQTQLGVAVEQTAFVGDDYNDLAVRSLVGLLVATADAARPLRRQADVVLRRPGGRGAVRELAERLVGPTAFGRDLRARGWRDRND from the coding sequence ATGCTGTCCTCTGCGCTGGCCCATCACTGGCGCTGGTGGCGCCATCGCCGGACGCTCGCAGGGGTGCGACTGATCGTCCTCGATGTCGATGGCGTGCTCACCGACGGGGGCCTCTGGTACGGACCGGAGGGGGAGCTGATCAAACGTTTCGATGTCCGGGATGGCCTCGGCATCCGGCTGCTGCAGCAGGCCGGCATCGAGGTGGCATTCCTCAGCGGCGGGCGGGGTGGCGCCACGGAGGTGCGGGCGTCCCATCTCGGCATCCGCCACTGCCTGGTGGGTGCGCGCGACAAGCCCGTGGCGCTGGCGGGTCTGCAGACGCAGCTTGGTGTCGCGGTGGAGCAGACCGCCTTCGTGGGGGATGACTACAACGATCTGGCGGTTCGGTCGCTGGTGGGTCTGCTGGTGGCCACCGCAGACGCGGCCCGCCCGCTGCGCCGTCAGGCGGATGTGGTGCTGCGGAGGCCAGGCGGCCGCGGCGCCGTGCGCGAGCTGGCCGAGCGACTGGTGGGTCCCACAGCCTTCGGCCGGGACCTCAGGGCCCGCGGCTGGCGTGATCGCAACGATTGA
- a CDS encoding O-antigen ligase — protein MTAGSDPANRRPRPGRIDGAALLEGMQSLALGVAVVALFASGDLQASNGLVAVWLVLGLLRQAAARPWSFALLGLVVLNLRWIVLDEGPLPVSPIDHLLMLTAFACGFARPSAWWLRQASVLALATLIGVLLQLDVVVDFARLGVEYHTAALTKNQTALLAGLASLCSLIAALAHRPPWSRLLHGLALVATLLLLRAADSRAGMGMAGLAVLFGSLLSWGPALIHRWRQRFGRLRRPLLILAILMATLLTVLWLIHQQTAEVPEDGIGLAGIYGEENLENDAARLKLWSCYLGLPFTGNNRFIWGVGYERAWRVLCTARQVGRPLSHAHNLFLQVLGENGVAGFVFMSAWIGWTLRRVLHNCREQALANPRLLIFSSAALVTYLVGFNLFELGMVKVPLFMLCFGLFLATPFSLEPIRLGHDTLADPAGVEQVSRS, from the coding sequence ATGACAGCCGGGAGCGACCCGGCCAACCGCAGACCGCGGCCAGGACGGATCGATGGAGCGGCGCTGCTGGAAGGGATGCAATCCCTGGCCCTCGGCGTGGCCGTCGTTGCCCTGTTCGCCAGCGGCGATCTCCAGGCCAGCAATGGGCTCGTGGCCGTCTGGCTGGTGCTCGGCCTGCTGAGGCAGGCCGCCGCGCGGCCCTGGTCGTTCGCGTTGCTGGGGCTGGTGGTGCTCAACCTCCGCTGGATCGTGCTCGACGAGGGGCCCTTGCCGGTCTCGCCGATCGACCACCTGCTGATGCTCACGGCCTTTGCCTGCGGCTTCGCGCGACCGTCGGCCTGGTGGTTGCGGCAGGCGTCGGTTCTGGCCCTGGCAACCCTGATCGGCGTCCTGCTGCAGCTGGACGTCGTGGTGGATTTCGCACGCCTCGGCGTCGAATATCACACCGCCGCCCTGACCAAGAATCAGACGGCGCTGCTGGCTGGTCTGGCCAGTCTGTGCAGCCTGATCGCTGCCCTGGCCCATCGCCCTCCCTGGTCACGGTTGCTCCATGGCCTGGCCCTTGTCGCAACGCTGCTGCTGCTGCGAGCCGCTGATTCCCGGGCGGGCATGGGCATGGCGGGTCTGGCCGTCCTGTTCGGGTCACTCCTGTCCTGGGGCCCAGCCCTGATCCACCGCTGGCGACAGCGGTTCGGTCGCTTGCGACGCCCTCTGCTGATCTTGGCGATCCTGATGGCGACACTGCTGACGGTGCTGTGGCTGATCCATCAGCAGACCGCCGAGGTCCCGGAGGATGGCATCGGACTCGCCGGGATCTACGGCGAGGAGAACCTCGAAAATGACGCGGCCCGACTGAAACTCTGGAGCTGCTACCTCGGCCTTCCCTTCACCGGAAACAACCGGTTCATCTGGGGCGTCGGCTATGAGCGGGCCTGGCGTGTCCTGTGCACCGCCCGTCAGGTGGGGCGTCCACTCAGCCATGCCCACAATCTCTTCCTGCAGGTTCTGGGAGAAAACGGTGTTGCCGGCTTTGTCTTCATGAGCGCCTGGATCGGCTGGACGCTCCGTCGCGTCCTGCACAACTGCCGCGAGCAGGCGCTGGCCAACCCACGCTTGCTGATCTTCTCGAGTGCAGCCCTCGTCACCTACCTGGTGGGATTCAATCTCTTCGAACTGGGCATGGTCAAGGTGCCTCTGTTCATGCTCTGCTTCGGGCTCTTCCTGGCCACCCCCTTTTCGCTCGAGCCGATCAGGCTGGGGCACGACACGCTCGCCGATCCTGCCGGGGTGGAACAGGTCAGTCGATCGTGA